agattacacatctgatggcagatggagttttctgacgacgactttcataccttttctggaccttgacactgttatttacttggcagtctatgggacagtcacaagcctcccggttttcatccaaaatatcttaaaatgtgtcccgaagacgaatggagcttttacgggtttggaacaacatgggggtaagtgattaatgacaaaaagtttcattttggggtgtagtatccctttaaacagatTTCATTAATATCTTAAAGTTAAATTTGacagctttaaaaaatatatctcatATTTTTCACAGACctgtttgaaaacccctgatttaTGTAGTACTTGGCAGAACATAACATCGTTACAGCAGAATTACAGCAAAATTTACAGCAGGGTACCAGTTGTATATTATACTACATaacttttctttaatttatgaTTCAGAATTATATACAAATGGGCCTGTAAaacatagtttacattttgcattgtAAATAAAGAGTGTAAACTTTCAACATCTATTGTATTTGACAGCTCTGATCAAATTTGTCAGGCCACCTGTAACAGAGCATATAAATACTTGTAGTCACAAGACATCTAAGCAagcaaacattaataataataataataaatgtaatatattaatattaaatattaataatctttaatatatatagaatgtatagagatcattttattataaatagtaCTCTAATACTTTTCTGTCGTAATTCTTCAAGTTCTTAGTTTCACACCACATGTACATTACATTAACGCACATTAACAGGagtctctcttttcttctctttgtcCTTTAGGATTTGGCAACCCCTGAAGCTTTCTCTCGAGATCCTTCTTTAGTTTGGGAATTTTACCATTACAGGCGTGAGGTGGGTTATACATTACTGACTAAATGGTTATCAGTATCATAATGGCATTTGTTTCTTTCAGTGATATATTTATCAATTTGGTAAAGTATAACATAAATGCCCGCAATGCAATGTTAATACTTTAATGAGACTACTACTACTTTTCTTCTACTGCTACTTTTTCTTCCTTAGAATTGCAGTAAGGAATCTGAAAGAACGTCACTGTTtatttctgagactaaaattcaCACAGCATCCACAGGGTTAcctgtaactgaaaaaaaaaaaaaaaaaaaaaaaaaaaaaaaaacttaaaaaattagaaataaatgcaaataattttaaaaactactacataaagatgattattattacattttgaaatgttgttatatatttaaacacagGGGTTGCAGTTAAACAATTaagaataattaaacaaaacaaaaaaaatgtttggttgcATCCCAATAGCAtcttagttcattttaatttttcatattgtatttaatttttcaggtTATGCGCAGTAAGATGCCAAACCCAGCCCACCTGGCTATAGCGGAGTGTGAGTCCCGTCTCAGCAAGCAGGGGCGCTCTGTTGTGATCATCACTCAGAACATCGATGAACTGCACCATCGTGCTGGTTCTGAACATGTCTATGAAATTCACGGTGAGACAACAGCTACTCAAACCAGGACACCATTACAGTACATTAATAGTTGGTTGACATCTGATTAACAGAAATGAAATTGATAGGGCATCTTTTTGGTTGGTGGGGCTTTTGTCCCATCTTTCCATACAGTCATACCTTCAAATTGAGGTTATTCCCTTCAACtgatctctctcttctctctttctctctaggAAGTCTGTTTAAATCCCGCTGCATGAGCTGTGGAGAAGTCAAAGCCAACCACAAGAGTCCAATCTGTCCTGCTCTGGAGGGGAAAGGGTAAAAGCTCATGCAAACACATCACCattatttcatcaaatatttaaacCACAAGAGAATGCACTTTCTGTAtttgcttttctctttcttttttcacttcTCAGAGAGCCTGACCCCGGTGCCAAGGATGCCAGAATACCAGTGGAGCACCTGCCCAGGTTTGTGAGTTTGGGCTTTGTTGCAGATCAGTAGACTGTGATTAGTCAGAAATTGCAGTACTTTGTTAAATGCAGCTATTTTACCGGGTGCTGTTCCGTTATGAAATTTGCcaacatatttaataaacacagtTTATTAAAGTTCTGCATGCTGTAGTTCTGTGCAGATTTTTGTGCAGAATCagatttttaaactgtttaaacagTTTGCAAGGAACTGAGACCTACACTACAGTGTTCGGGGGTTTAAAAGTAACGAATGCTTCTATTCAGCGAGGACACATTAAAGTGATcggaagtgacagtaaagatgtttacattgttatggaaaaaaaatgctgttcttttaaacttttttattattactatatttttcagAGATTTctgataaatgttttactgtttagtttatattgttaaagttttcaactattttcaacattgataacaataagaaatgtttattgtgcaCCAGTGTTATGCTGTACACATATCAggatgattcctgaaggatcatgtgacactgaagactggagtggtGACAGCTgcaaattcagcattgcatcacacgaataaatataatttttaaaaactgtatattaaaataaaacagtgattttgaattgtaataacgtttcacagtattacagtttttactgcattttagatcaaataagtacagccttggtgaacattttttcattttttttaatttttttgttgaaaaaaataaataaaaaattgtggtgtatgttgcattattaaaaaaagttacttttacaATGTGTAAATACAACTCTTCCAAACATTGCCCATTACTGCCAACATATCAGGAATTATGTCCTGTGCTGAAACAAATCTAATCAGATGCTGCTGGAATGCATACCTCTGGTCTGCTTTactgtaaacatactgtaagGCTGTATAATTTAGAGAGGTAGGAGGGTAGTCATGTAATACAAAATTGGGGCTGCTTTGGtgcaaaaaaaaccccaacaaccCTTATAACTGGACTTCATggggaaattaaaaatatatataaagatcaaTACAGAAATAACTTGAGAATAGGAACACTTTTTCTCCAGCAGTGGGCAGCATATATCCACGTGTTTAATATTACATGTTCAAGATGTTAGTTTTCTACTTTATGTTGATAGGTGTGACAGAAGTGGCTGTAATGGATTGCTGAGGCCTCATGTGGTTTGGTTCGGAGAGACTCTGGATTCAGATATTCTCACCGCTGTGGAGCAGGAGCTGGAAAAATGTGATCTCTGCTTAGTGGTGAGTGATAgcaaattaatgcataaaacacTAATACAGAACCAAGTGAGCTGACTATCTAGAAAGGATTTTAAGAATAGGCCTATTCTAGAACTTAGGCTGCAAGCTGTTTATAATGccttattttgatgaaatccaaaattcacattaaaatgaatcactTAAAGAAGCTGCTCAAATGGGTAATTCGTTCATGAATTGAACTCCACTGGAGATGTAAGTTTTTTCGTGCATCTCACAAGGTATCCAGTCTTTTATCACATCACATTCAATTCAGCCTGCAAAATTACATTCACAATTCGAGTAAATGGGATTTATGTTTTTTACACTGTGGCTCTAGAGAATCAGCATTGGAGGAAACCCTGGCATAACAGCACCATAAACAATACtcttacaatattattaaaaaattatactggTTAACATATTTATACCATTTTAAATGTAGGTTTGTGAGGTCTGTGACTGAGAAGGTAGCTGCATAAATGTCTGCCAACATAATATTGTCAATCCCTCATACAGATGCATTTTTGTTGACAGCTTTATGTGAAGAATTTGTCACTTCCAACTGTATTCTGTGTTTGTCACATTGTTTTCTTGTCTCTAGGTGGGCACCTCCTCCATAGTTTACCCAGCAGCCATGTTTGCTCCTCAGGTGGCAGGTAGAGGAGTGCCTGTAGCTGAATTCAACATGGAGTGCACACCTGCTACTATGCGCTTTAAGTAAgatacaaatacacaaactatCACTTTACATGAGTCACAGAGATGCCTCTCAGTCAGCCCATTCAAAGGGATAACGCATAGCTGCTCTATTGCGCACAAGCCTCCACACACGCACAGACTCCAAGTGACGTCTCTCGCTGTCGCATTTGAGCAAACACTGAACGGTACACTTCACAAAACAAATTGAACACCTGCGTGTGGTTTATTTGAGATGTGTTTCTCACCAACAGATATCACTTTGAGGGTCCTTGTGGTGTCACACTGCCTCCTGCCCTGGAACGCCACGAGAGCGAGGTCATTTAAGGAGAGAGAAGGCATGACCCATTCGTTCATGCCTACTGCATAGAGCACTTTAACTGAGAGCACATGGGATTGGTTCATGCCTTCATGTGATTGGTTTTCTTATAGTTTGCGTACTATTAAGATTTACTGCAaaggctgaaataaaattttaaatagtgTCTTTTTGAGTGTTTGCTTGGCCTGTGTAGGAGCGTTTTGTGCAAGTTGTGTTTATGGGTAACTAATCTGCAGTGTTTCCACAGTCGTGGAATACCTGGGAATTTAAAGATCGTATTTTCCAGACCCAGAAAAGTCAAGGAAGATAATAGTATTAAAGAGTTATGGAAATTTCCATCATGAGTACGTTTTCAATATGATCAGCTCTGAAATATTTCATCAGCTAAAAATAACTGGCtggaaaaatcatgaaaattgaTTGGTCAAATGTTCTGGGTACCCTGAATGTACATGTAGGACTAGACACTAATGCAATATAATGATTTTGAATGAGCTGTATCGGGATGAGCACAGACAGACACAATGGATGTGGAATCAGaaggtttatttgaaataaaataatcataaaataaagtgtCCAAGGGaaatacttaaaaacacatgAGTACATGAACAAGATTTATGACTGGTCTTTAAATTCTATTGTAAGTGTTaggttattaaagggatagttcaccaaaaaatgaaaattctatcattaatgactcaccctcattttgttctaaactcgtaagaccttcgttcatcttcagaacacaaattaagatttttttgatgaaatccaagagctttctgaccctgcatagacagaaaTGCAACTACAAATGTgtcgtggtactcttgtgaacgcACGTCATAGACTGAAACGTAATGGAAGAAATTGTTGCATGAagtcattatttgttttctttgcacacaaaagaaTTCTTCTCGCTTCATTAAATTAGGGTTGAACCACTGGActgttttaacgatgtccttactatgtttctgggccttaaacatagtagttctgttgctgtctatgccgggtcagaaagctctcagatttcctcagaaatatcttaatttgtgttccgaagatgaacgaaggtcttacagggtTGGAAAGagacgagggtgagtaattaatgacagaattttcatttttgggtgaactatcccttcaagattaaatgtggggggaaaaaagctCCAGGTTTGCTTTACTTCTTTGTATGGCTTCACAATTTggccaacaataataataataaaatatatatatatattagtatgacGTTTAATAtgataatactattatagtttattgtgattgtaatatatattgtaatataatatatatatatatatatatatatatatatattataagaagaATTATAATATTCTTATTGACTACCATTATTATGATGactattattactaaataaaattactgtattcaactaaagaaatattttttttatatttcacttaaaataatttttattttattttttaaaataatttatattttttaatttttattttctttattttacaatacaacagtaaaattacaatactaacccAAAAAATGTCTCATTTGTTGATAAGTGTGGAAAGATGGATGGCACATGTTGTGTtcccaaatgcacattataaatgACCCAAACTCAGAGCACAGGCCGAGATGAGTTTGcatagagcagcatttactaccaACTGAGCTGCTCTAAGACGCTGAACACACTGAATCATGAGCTGcttgtgtgtaaatgaacacagtgcctaAACATGCACATATGTATTTGCATCGCAGATTTTGCAATTTGATAATCATGCTACAGTAAGCCATATTGCGATTTTATTTAGTTCTGCACAGCCCTAGTTTGTGTTTAAGGCTTACTGATAAATTTGTCAGAGATTACTGTTTAAATTATGCCACTTTTAGCTGGTGGTTGGCATATATatgagtgttgttttttttgtcaaagtcAATAGATGAGTTTgagtgactctgtgtgtgtttgtgtgcttgcaCCCTGTGGCATCGGGTCACCTTGATTCTGTCTAGTCCTATGCCAGATTCCACGGTCCAGctggaaatctctctctctctctctctctctttctctctctctttctctctctctctctttctctctctctttcactgtcATGACTTGTACAACCAAGCAGCAGAAAAGCTACATTTTGTTTGACACCTCCTGGTCCAACTCGGGTGTCCTGCTTACCTGCATATGTATACAGATTCATCCTTGCATGTTAACACGAGATTGTGGGATGATGCTGCGTGAATCGCTTGACTTATCTGacttacaaatgtgtaacagaatGCATATTTGCGTCTAAGAAATTGAATGTGTCTTCATAGACTGACACTGTTactaaaatgctgttttggtgTTTATATGTGCGAGATAAGTAAGGGATGGGGGGGATTGGCTGTACGTCTGTGTTTGTAAATGATAAATGAGTGTGTAGTTTTGAGGTGTGTGTAACCGTTCGCTGttggtgtgtgtgcatttggtCTCCTGGAGAGACTGTGGCTCATTAGTTTCTGAGGCGATGAGAGAGGTctgctccaaaaataacacacACCATTTCCTGTCCATTAAACCACAATTTCACACCAATCTGAGCTTAACGACGTACGCGCGCgcatgcacaataaatatctCCCCTGACATACGCTTAGCCTCTAAAATCCTCTGAGACACACAACATCAatcctacacacacatacacgcatggTCCCATTAAATATCGATTTCACACCAATCTGAGCGTCTCCCCAGTCTGGGCTTGTCAGAGGACAGGGATAGAGAGATGCAGGGGAGGGAGCAGGAGGATAGGAATGGAGTGATGGAGAGGAGGAGGACACTAGTGGGAGAGACGTTTGGTGTGATATGGATCTTGTTGTGTTTCTGCATGATAATTACTTTTTTGTTCCATACTTTGACAATTTGTTGATAGTTATAATAAGagagtaagttttttttgtttttatgtaatcaGTTTTTAGTAGATTTTGTTTGGATTAATTCCTGGATAACCTCTTAGAAAATATACACAGTTCCAGCAACTGGAGACCTCCAAATATCAGAAAATTTGAAAATGGTCATTTTTAGGCCTGgaaagtaattatttaaaagtcattaaaatgaataaaagaccACTGATATTTCTACTCtgagtaataattttattactgttgtcggctctaaaatatttaatcgaCTTGAAATTGTTGTATGTGAGTGCAGTCTCTGTAACATGATTTTAAAGTTGGAATGAAATTAAAAGTAACACTGgttattttcttaatatatatctGGTTGAGATCCAtccatgcatttatatttatatacctttgcagatttatatatttctataaatgttatgacttaatatttttgtgatatgaCTGATTTCTCTGCTGACGTATGCAAGGCTGTGCTATAGTTAAGCCAGTTGCATTCATCTGCCTCCATTACGATATGCAATGCTCACTTTTAACACTCCAATCAATACCCAATgggtaaaataaagttttgtcctactttaaaaaaataaatatatatattttctgataaTCTGTTTCACTCAAACATAAGTCACAATATGGATGTGCAGTCGGGTTTAATGCCAGCTTCAAAAAATCTTTGCCAAGTCATCACAAGCAGCTAAAAAATCATGACACAGTCATGAAAATTCATTGTTAATATGGTGTGGGAACTCTGAATCTAGGTCTGAAGTGCTgtgaaatttaatgatttttagtgAGCTGTGGctgactgaggaaaaaaaaaatacagatgcatTGGCAGGCCTAAGAGAGgcttcacaaataaaataaccataaatCCCTAAAATAAAGTATCCATGGGGAGTATATAGTATGTGATTTAAGGTTGGAGAGTGCAGAGAAGGGTGTAGTCGAGGTCAACAGATGTTCCTAAAGTCCAGGTTGTGTGTTCTTGCAGATCCAAAAAGGTAGTGTTAAGGGATTCTctctggacattttttttttctatttaatgttttatgttccttttatttaaattaaaaatgcctCTTTGAGGCTGTGTGTCACATGCATTGTGCTTATCTAGCCACAAGGGCATCATTTAGGAAGAATGAATCAAATACAATCTTTATTTATCACAGCACAACCAGGAGCAGTGGAATTTATTTCCATTGCTGTCACATTCTATGGCCATAATACAGCACAACAGATTACAGGGACAGTCCTTCTGGAGCAACTTGGGGTTAAGTGTTGTGTTCAAGGGCACAACTGTGATGACTCATGACACACTTCTAATAGGACTGAAATCTGTAACCTTCCGGTTACCAGGCCTGAGCCTTAACCTCTCACAATCTCACAGTGTTTCACCAATCCCGAGGCTTTGGTTAATTGCAGAGGTTCCTATACAGTTGTAGCTTAGCTTTCAGGTTTCAGGTTTAAAGAAATGTGAGGCCAAAATGACCAATGTTCTCTTGGGTATCTTTAACATCTGTCTTGGACAACTGTCCCCTCAGGCATCAGGACTGATGCTCTTGAAGTTACCCTTAACTAAGGAGGTCTAATAAACCTGGAGGGAGCTATCCGTTAGCAATCATCTCAGTTCCAGAAACAATTTCTTTAGACAATCATATGATTAGTCACATGCCATTCTTGGCTCAAGAGGTTGATTAAAAAAGAAGAACTTAGTGTCCGTGAGTAAAACTGAAGTTGGGGAGGATTGGGACtgttgaaaatgcaaattaaactTTCTCCAGGGTTTATAGACCTCCTTATATGTTGTAAGCAGGGTAATGCCGGGTTCACACTACACGATTTTCAAAGTCATCAGATTGTTGCTTTTCTCACACAGCATGACAGTGTGGGGTTCCAACTAGTTACTGTTGTGTGCACACTACACAATGGATCGGGGACAGGGGACACACTTTACACAGTTTCTCAACAGAAAGAATTGCCGACATCTCTGCATTGTCTACATACTATGTTTCAAAATCAAACATGCGCGAGAATTAATGCGTAATAATGTAAAATCACGTGATCAAAAATGGCAGCCTGCAAAAAGCTTGCAATCCAAGTTGTCTCTACACTGATttgcaatgaaaaataaacaaagaagaaTATGAAGGAGAGAATGGTTGCTTGCAGAAGTCACGCGTACTGATGTTTTCGTTGCTTAAACTTGGCAGCCACAAACATTCTACAAAAGTAGAGTGCCGAGAAAGAACATcacgcatattttttttttctattttgtttaacAGAATGCTTGCTAGGAGAAATAGTTGACAACGTTGATTATCCTCCATatgtttttcttctctagtcCCATTTGATCTCATGGTTAAAACTGTCttcatgtctgtggtctcccatTGTTTTAAAATCAGATACGATTTGAACATCTAGTGTGTCCCAGGccttagcatgccaaatatctcatgGGCGTCGGTGCATTTCTCAGACTATGTCTTTGATAACACACTATGTGATTGTCACTTGCGTGAACAAGCACTAATTTGCCTTCAGTTTGGGGTATTTGTCATTGATTTCCACAAACATTGGGCCTAAATTCATGCAGTGTGATACCGACCCCTTCCCCTGCCCCCAAGGGATTCTTTTTGTGGTGCCCACATACTTAAACtggtgtttctttaactgtagTGACCCTGATGATGTCTAGGACAATGGGGTTGTTAGAAGGTCAAGGAATACCCTccttgtgggtttttttttttcagtttctatttAATGACTATTCATTCTACTTGACCTGAATGGAATGACCAGTCAGTGTCCATTAGCTTAAGATGCCTTCCAAAAAATTTGCTTAAGATGCCTACTTCCGTTGTACCCTGATCTGAGTGAATGTGATAGGGGCTCCCCAATGGTGGATGAGATAAGTACAGTGAGCAAATACAGTTTTCACACATCCAGAAAACTGGTGTCCTCTTGGCACTTAAAGCATGATCCATTTGTTCACACTGACATTGATATACCAATATTTTCAAAGAAATGGGAGTCTTTATATTTCTCTTTTGTCACGGAATGTTGGGTAACACAGTCGAAAcccttgttttaaatttttaatatatcacCAAGTTGTATGCAAAAGTTGCTGATAGTCCGACAGGGGGATTTCGTAATAGTTGCACCAAAAGAGAAGGTGGCCATCTGGGCCATATCATTTTCATGCCAAGTAGGACATACAGGATCATGAGATTCCAGTTATGAATGCCATTACCTTTGACAGCATCCCCTTCAGGCTCTGGTCCTTTGCAATATTTTTAGAAGTTGCTTCCGGACAGGAATTAGTTCTGGATTGAGGATGGTATAATCAAGGAGAACCGCAGTATATTCATAACCTTGGGTATACTTTAAATGCAGACCTACTTGGATCTAACCCAGTACACTGTAAGGGGACATTCATGACGAGTAGTGCAACCAAGGGTGCAGAAATGGTCTTATTGAAGCTTCTAGTCCCCACCATTGCAATCCTTGGCGTCTACCGTGTTGCTTGCTTTAAGTTGTCCTGTGAGGGGGTGGGAGTGTGTCAGCTCCATCAATCTTCTGGGGGGGAACCACCTACTGCTCTCACCATGCCTGAACATGACTAAATATAAAAGACACCATTTTTAGTTTAAAGTATAAAATCTTGCCCTCATTTCATTCCAGTGTTGTTCAAACATGGATACAAATTATTAATACATCCTCAAATTTCCAAGTAGAGATGTCAGTTGGCCAATGTGttcattaaatgaaaaagtaacgTACTGATGTAGTTTTGAGAAAGACAACTTATGCTTTAAGAAAATTTGCTGTGTAGGAAGTAAATGGAATTGATTTGGAATATTTGGAATTCTGAGCACTACACTGAAATTGAATGTTGTTTTTGGGTTTGGCTTTCACCAAGGGCAGTCTGGTGCATGTGGCTTCTGTATTATATC
The sequence above is drawn from the Cyprinus carpio isolate SPL01 chromosome B20, ASM1834038v1, whole genome shotgun sequence genome and encodes:
- the sirt5 gene encoding NAD-dependent protein deacylase sirtuin-5, mitochondrial isoform X2, with translation MARPSSNLTEFREDFAKAKHIAIITGAGVSAESGVPTFRGQGGYWRKWQAQDLATPEAFSRDPSLVWEFYHYRREVMRSKMPNPAHLAIAECESRLSKQGRSVVIITQNIDELHHRAGSEHVYEIHGSLFKSRCMSCGEVKANHKSPICPALEGKGEPDPGAKDARIPVEHLPRCDRSGCNGLLRPHVVWFGETLDSDILTAVEQELEKCDLCLVVGTSSIVYPAAMFAPQVAGRGVPVAEFNMECTPATMRFKYHFEGPCGVTLPPALERHESEVI
- the sirt5 gene encoding NAD-dependent protein deacylase sirtuin-5, mitochondrial isoform X1, which gives rise to MIVRQLVCRELTFHLCAAVRLNWSAPKMARPSSNLTEFREDFAKAKHIAIITGAGVSAESGVPTFRGQGGYWRKWQAQDLATPEAFSRDPSLVWEFYHYRREVMRSKMPNPAHLAIAECESRLSKQGRSVVIITQNIDELHHRAGSEHVYEIHGSLFKSRCMSCGEVKANHKSPICPALEGKGEPDPGAKDARIPVEHLPRCDRSGCNGLLRPHVVWFGETLDSDILTAVEQELEKCDLCLVVGTSSIVYPAAMFAPQVAGRGVPVAEFNMECTPATMRFKYHFEGPCGVTLPPALERHESEVI